From a region of the Bacillus sp. E(2018) genome:
- a CDS encoding ATP-grasp domain-containing protein: MAILIINRFSSNKLNYAELLKPTNQQLLLITGQHGFDRNLYDHIEVIDHLDETSINKITTQLITRYKIQYVIALSELDLIVASKIREKLNIVGQGIESAIAFRDKIVMKDLAKKIVDVPDYKRIESKDDIVTFIKKNGYPIVIKPVDGAGSSNTHIIYNEDQLEELISSTDLKGYEIERFIDGVMYKVDGLIHKDSIILSWPSKYINDCLSFKDGKQATYIQLHSSHPLYNRLNTYCEQLLKYLPTPNSTTFHAEIIHTPDNRLVLCEIASRTGGGGVAEVSELIYGLNITEEWIKGQVDLPIKKPIVNDEKLYGVVLIPPKEKLLVSLPERPKIEWVVNYIPEGKIGQVYTKARNSVYYIIMVIITGENETELIHRMNYITETLEASCVWE; the protein is encoded by the coding sequence ATGGCAATACTAATTATTAATAGATTCTCATCGAATAAACTAAATTACGCTGAACTTTTAAAACCAACTAACCAACAACTTTTATTAATTACTGGTCAACACGGTTTTGATCGAAACTTATATGATCATATTGAAGTCATTGACCATTTAGATGAAACTTCAATTAATAAGATAACTACTCAGTTAATTACTAGATATAAAATTCAATATGTAATAGCTTTATCTGAACTTGATTTAATAGTTGCATCTAAAATTCGAGAAAAACTAAATATAGTAGGCCAAGGCATTGAAAGCGCAATAGCTTTTAGGGATAAAATTGTTATGAAGGATTTAGCAAAAAAAATTGTAGATGTACCCGATTATAAGAGAATTGAATCTAAAGATGATATAGTTACTTTTATTAAAAAAAATGGGTATCCAATAGTTATAAAACCTGTAGATGGTGCTGGTTCTTCTAACACACATATTATTTATAACGAAGATCAGCTTGAAGAATTAATAAGTTCTACAGACCTAAAAGGTTATGAAATTGAGAGGTTTATTGATGGGGTAATGTACAAAGTAGATGGTCTCATTCATAAGGATTCCATTATCTTAAGTTGGCCAAGCAAATATATCAACGATTGCCTATCATTTAAGGACGGAAAACAAGCAACTTATATTCAGCTACATTCTTCCCATCCTCTCTATAATCGTTTAAATACTTATTGTGAACAGTTACTAAAATACCTTCCGACACCAAATAGCACCACTTTTCATGCCGAAATTATACATACTCCTGATAATCGTTTAGTTTTATGTGAAATCGCCAGCAGAACTGGAGGAGGAGGTGTTGCAGAGGTATCCGAACTAATATATGGTTTAAATATTACTGAAGAGTGGATTAAAGGTCAGGTTGATCTACCAATAAAAAAACCAATTGTAAACGATGAAAAGCTTTACGGAGTAGTTCTAATACCTCCAAAAGAAAAACTATTAGTCTCCTTACCAGAACGTCCTAAAATTGAATGGGTAGTAAACTACATACCTGAGGGGAAAATTGGACAAGTTTATACTAAAGCTAGGAACAGTGTTTATTACATTATCATGGTCATCATTACTGGAGAGAACGAGACAGAATTGATACATAGAATGAATTATATTACGGAAACTCTAGAGGCTTCCTGTGTTTGGGAGTAA
- a CDS encoding DUF86 domain-containing protein, producing MKNDVILNKISIIERCLKRINEEYDNNPLNLENFTKQDSIILNIQRACEAAIDLGMHVVAEKKLGIPQTSRETFDLLEKNKIIRVDLCKGLKAMVGFRNIAVHDYQEVNLEIVQKIIEKHLRDFVEFSQQIISYDIYS from the coding sequence ATGAAAAATGATGTGATACTAAACAAGATTAGCATCATCGAACGATGCTTAAAGCGGATAAATGAAGAGTATGATAACAACCCACTCAATTTAGAGAACTTTACGAAACAAGATTCAATCATTTTGAATATTCAGCGTGCTTGTGAAGCGGCGATTGATCTAGGAATGCATGTGGTGGCAGAGAAGAAACTAGGAATCCCCCAAACAAGTCGAGAGACGTTCGATCTCCTAGAGAAGAATAAAATCATCAGGGTGGACCTATGTAAGGGACTAAAGGCAATGGTGGGTTTTCGAAACATTGCTGTTCATGACTACCAAGAAGTAAACTTAGAAATTGTGCAGAAGATCATCGAAAAACATCTGAGAGATTTTGTGGAATTTTCACAACAGATAATTTCATATGATATATATTCCTAG